AGGCGGACGGCCGCATCCGGAATACCGCACGGGGAATCACACTGGCTGCACTCCTTTTTCTGGCGCCCTTTGTCACCGCCGACCTGTATACCCTCCCGGTGGCGGCCCTGCGAAGAGCGGACTATCTCCTGGGAGGCACCGCCCTTCTCCTCTCCTGGGGAGCCGGGATGATCCTGATAGAATCTTTCCGCAGGGATCATCCGCGCACCGGCACGGTGGTCCTCGTCCTGGTCCTTCTCAGTTTAACGGCAACGGTCACCCTCGACGATCTCGGCCGGGAGCAAGCCACGACAGAAAAGATGGCCCTGCTGCAGCAAGTAACGGCGGTAGAGAAACAAGTTGCGGTACCGGCGCCCGTTGAACAAAAGAACGCCCTCTATGCCGCCGGCGAGGCGATCTACAACAGGACCTGTTCCGCCTGTCACCGTTTCGACACCCGGCTGGTGGGGCCTCCTTACAACAACGTGATCCCGAAGTACCGGGGAAAGATTGAAGAACTGAAGTCCTTCATCCGTACCCCGGTCCAGCGCAACCCCGGCTACCCGGCCATGCCGAAACTCGGCCTCAAAGAGGAGGAGATCAACGCCGTGGCGTACTTCCTTCTTGAAAAAACAGGGGGCGGGCAATGATGATCCGGATCCTGCAGCTCCTGATCACAGGCTATTTCGGAATCTTTCTGCTCCTTGCGACCGGACTGGGTGTGGGATGGAGCCGGATGAATCTCTCGCCCGAACAGCCGATCGCCTTTCCCCATACCATCCACGCAGGCCGGCTGGGGCTTCCCTGCAACTTCTGCCATCTTTATGTGCGACGCGGGAAACAGGCGACCGTGCCGCCGATTTCGGTCTGCATGTCGTGCCACAAAAACATTGCGGTGGACCGGCCGGAGATCGTCAAACTGACCGGCTACTATGAGCGGGGAGAACCGATCGCCTGGAACCGGATCTACAAGGTCCCCCCTTTTGTCTATTTCACCCACAAACGTCACATCAAGGCGGGGATCGACTGTTCCGCCTGTCACGGTGAGGTCCGGGCCATGAAGCGGGTCCGGCGGGTCCGCTCCCTGAAAATGGGGTTCTGTGTCACCTGCCACAAAAGCAAGGGGGCGCCGCGGGATTGCGCGACCTGTCATAAATAGATGAAAAATAAAAAACACAAAAAGATGATCTCACCGCAGAGACTCAGAGAAAAGACAAAGAATTTTTCCTGTCTTCCTTTGCGTGCTCTGCGTCTTGAGTGAGCGCAACGAACGGGCGGTGATTAATGATGAAACGACGTGATTTTTTAAAGGCCGCAGGCGCCCTGTCGAGCGCCTCCATGCTTTCCGCCTGCGGGAAGAAGGGCGAGCCGGAAAAGCTGATCTCCTACCTCGTCCCGCCCGAAGAGGGGGTCATCCCCGGCGAGGCGGTCTTCACCCCTTCAACTTGTACGGAATGCCCGGCACACTGCGGTCTCCGGGTAAAAACCATTGACGGTTTTCCCCGGAAGCTGGAAGGGAATCCCGGTCATCCCGTCAATCATGGAGCCCTCTGCATGCGGGGGCAGGCCGCCCTTTTCCGCCTCTACCATCCCGACCGGATCCGCACCCCACTGATCAGGGATGCGGGCGGCGATTTTCAACCGATCCCCTGGGAGAAGGCCCTGGAGCAAATCACTACCGCCCTGCGCGGACCTGGGAAAAAGAAACATCTCTATCTTTCCGGCAGAACCACGGGGACCCTCGTCACGATGATCGATAAATTCTGCAAAACCGCCGGCATCGAAAGAGCCCCCGAGTTCGAACCCTACTCCCACGGTGCCCTCCGCACGGCCTATGGAAGGCTCTTCGGTACCTCCGACCTTCCCGGGTACCGGATTAAAAAGGCTGATTTTCTTCTGACTCTGGGCGCCGATATCCTGGAGACCTTCATCACTCCCGTCTCCTTTGCCGGGCAGGTTGCCGACCGGAAGGAAGATGCATCCTTTACCTGGACACACATCGAACCCCATGTGTCCCTCACGGGGATGAACGCAACGAATCGCCTCACCCTGCATCCCGGAAGCGAGCCGGTCCTCCTCCGTTTTCTCCTCCGCTCCATTCTTGGAAAAAAGATAAACCCCTCACCGGATACTGAGCGGATCCTTTCCTTCCTTCCAGCCCTCACACTCCGGGAAACCACCCGAAGAACCGGCCTTGCCCGGGAACAAATCCTCCGGATAGTCAACCACTTTGCGGAGGCGAAACAACCCCTCCTGATCACCGGCGGGGTTTCTACCGGGCACGGCGACGGATTGCAGACCGCCCTTTTGACCGTTCTGATCCAGTGGAGTTTGTCGATGAACGAAGAAGGGACTATCGATTTTTCCCGCACGGAAAACTACGGTTCGCTGGGAACCTTCTCGGACCTGATGGTTCTCATGGACGAGCTGGAGCAAAACAGAATCGGCGTCCTCTTCCTTTCCCGGGCAAATCCCATCCATGCCATGGCGCAGGAGTATCACTTCCCGGAGAAACTTGCAAAAGCCGACCTCGTCGTCGCGTTCACCGACCTGATGGACGAGACCGCAAAAGAGGCCGACCTGATCCTGCCATTGTCGCACCCCCTCGAGTCGTGGGGAGACGCCGAACCGCAGCGGGGAATCCATTCGCTGATCCGGCCCGCTTTGCGCAAGCAATACGACACTTTCCCGGAAGCGGAGATTCTTCTTCAACTTCAGGACAGAATCCTGGGGCGCCCGCTGAAAACAGATTACGCGGAGATCCTTCGGTCGGCATGGCACAGCCTTTTCGGTGCTGAAGGGACGGAGGCATTCATGCAGCAAGGATATCGAAAGATCCCCCTCCCGGAAAGAGAGACATTTCTCGATCTCTCCACTCTCTCATCGTCTACGTTTCAGAAAAGCCCGCAATCTCTTGAAGGACAGGTATTGATCGTCACTCCGTCGATCCGGACCTTCGATGGACGGAGCCGGCCCCTCTCCCTTCTCTACGAGGTCCCCGACCCCCTGACGACAATCACCTACGGAAAATGGGCCTCCATCGGAGAGCGGACGGCCACTTCAGCCGGCCTTACTGATAAGGACAGGATTGTCCTTAAGACCCCCGGCGGAAAGATGACGCTTGCGGCAAAGGTTCAGCCGGGCCTGCCGGAGGGGGTACTCGTCGTCCAGCGGGATCTTTTCGAAAGCGCCCCCCTGCCGGGGAGTCCGGAGACAGGGGAAATCCTTCAAGTCTCTAAAAAAATGTTCCTTGAAAAAACCGGGGGTCCTGTGCGGATTCCGGTCCTCTCCGGGTCGACTTCACAACACGGACGGGGGCTGATCCCCATGAAGGAGATCCATCACCACGAACGGATCAGCCTCTATCCTCCACAGGAATACGCCGGGTACCGCTGGGCCATGGCCGTCGATCTCGACCGCTGCACAGGCTGCGCCGCCTGCGTGGCTGCCTGCTACGTCGAAAACAATGTCCCCATCGTCGGACGGGCGGAACATTTAAAGGGGCGGGAGATGTCCTGGCTCCGGATCGAGCCCTATTACAATGACGGCAGGGCCGAATTCCTTCCAATGATGTGCCAGCAGTGCGACGACGCCCCCTGCGAGACGGTTTGTCCGGTCTATGCGGCCTACCACAATCCCGAGGGACTGAACGTGCAGGTCTATAACCGCTGCGTGGGAACCCGCTACTGTTCCAACAACTGCCCCTACAAGGTTCGCCGCTTCAACTGGTTCGAACACCGGTGGGAACCGCCTCTCGACCGGATGATCAACCCGGAGATCTTCGTCCGGTGGAAGGGGGTCATGGAGAAGTGTTCCTTCTGCATCCAGCGGATCCGGAAGGGACACGACACCGCAAAGGACAGGAAGAGAAAAATCAGGGACGGGGAGGTAATCCCCGCCTGCGGAGAGAGCTGCCCCGCCGGGGCGATCACCTTCGGGAACCTCCTCGACCGGAAGAGCCGGGTCCACCGGCTGGCCCATTCCGGCCGGGCCTACCGGGTCTTTGATGAACTCGGCACGGAACCGGCGGTCTACTACCTGCGGAAGGTCTGACGACAGGAAGAGAGCCATGGAAAAATCGATGCAGAGAAACGAACGGATCGAAAGGGAAATTCTCTCGGCCATGAAGAGACCGGGGGCACTCTACTGGATCGCCCTCTTCTTCTGCGGGTCGGTTTTTATCGTGGGGATGCTCTTCTGGGGACACCAGTTGAAGACCGGCCTCGGCGTGGCCGGGATCTCCCATCCCGTAGCGTGGGGAGTCTATATCACCAATTTCGTTTTCTGGGTCGGGATTGCACACTCCGGGACACTGATTTCCGCCGTACTCTTTCTCTTCCGCGCAAAGTTCCGGACCAGCTTCAACCGGGCGGCCGAGGCGATGACCGTCTTCGCCCTGATGGTGGCCGGCCTCTTCCCCCTGATCCATCTCGGGCGGACCTGGGTCTTCTACTACCTCCTTCCGTATCCCAGCCAGCGGATGATCTGGCCCAACTTCCGGTCTCCCCTCGTATGGGACGTCTTCGCCATCAGCACCTACCTGACGGTGAGCCTGATCTTCTTCTACGTCGGAATGATCCCCGATCTCGCCATCATGCGCCGCCGCTTTACCGGCATACGCAGCCGGATCTACCAGGTCCTCTCCCTCGGATGGGAAGGCAGACTCGGTGAATGGAGAAACTACGAGCAGCTCTACCTCTTTCTCGCCGCCTTCGCCACGCCACTGGTGGCCTCGGTCCACTCCATCGTATCGTGGGACTTCGCCATGAGCATCCTCCCCGGATGGCACACCACGATCTTCGCCCCCTACTTCGTGGCCGGGGCGATCTTCTCGGGGACGGCCATGGTCATCACCCTCGTCGTCCCCATGCGGAAGGTCCTCTCCCTGGAGAAATACATCACCGTCGATCACATCGAATCGATCGCCAAGATCCTCCTCTTCACCTCGTTGATCGTTACCTATGCCTACATCGTGGAACCGGCCCTCGCGGTCTACGGGAAGAACCCCTTCGAGATCGAGGCATTCCGCTACCGGGCCTTCGGCGACTACAGCCCTCTCTTCTGGACCATGATCCTCTGTAACTCGATCCTGCCGCTAACCCTCTTCATAAAACGACTGCGGCGAAACATCATCTTCCTGTTCATCCTCTCTCTCCTGGTCAATGTCGGGATGTGGCTGGAACGGTTCGTCATTATCGTCAGCAGCCTGGCGCGGGACTACACCCCCTACGCCTGGGGCACCTATCACCCCAGTCTCGTGGAAGTCGGAATCACCCTGGGCGGGTTCGGCCTCTTCTTCTCGGCCTACCTGATCTTTCTCAAGACCCTTCCCGTCCTCTCCATTACCGAGATCAAGGAGCGCAGTGATGGCACAAAAAATCATTCTGAATAACCGGGAAGACTTTGTCCGGAAGTTGAAAGATCTGATCAACGGGGGGGTCCCGGCGGACAAGATCGATGCGCAGTATCCCTACCCGGTCCATGAAGTGGAAAAGATCCTGGGGCGCAGACCCGGCCCGGTTCGCTACTTCACCCTCATCGGGGCGGTAACCGGATTTGCCGCGGGATTCGGACTGACGATCTACACCGTCTTAAGCTGGCCGATGATCACCGGGGGGAAACCGCTGATCTCGATCCCCCCCTTCCTCCTCATCGCCTACATCCTGACGATTCTCT
The sequence above is a segment of the Deltaproteobacteria bacterium genome. Coding sequences within it:
- a CDS encoding DUF3341 domain-containing protein is translated as MAQKIILNNREDFVRKLKDLINGGVPADKIDAQYPYPVHEVEKILGRRPGPVRYFTLIGAVTGFAAGFGLTIYTVLSWPMITGGKPLISIPPFLLIAYILTILFGSVAAFAGFLFVSILPKIGRLFAPLPEAGNRFIITIREGNQ
- the nrfD gene encoding polysulfide reductase NrfD, with protein sequence MQRNERIEREILSAMKRPGALYWIALFFCGSVFIVGMLFWGHQLKTGLGVAGISHPVAWGVYITNFVFWVGIAHSGTLISAVLFLFRAKFRTSFNRAAEAMTVFALMVAGLFPLIHLGRTWVFYYLLPYPSQRMIWPNFRSPLVWDVFAISTYLTVSLIFFYVGMIPDLAIMRRRFTGIRSRIYQVLSLGWEGRLGEWRNYEQLYLFLAAFATPLVASVHSIVSWDFAMSILPGWHTTIFAPYFVAGAIFSGTAMVITLVVPMRKVLSLEKYITVDHIESIAKILLFTSLIVTYAYIVEPALAVYGKNPFEIEAFRYRAFGDYSPLFWTMILCNSILPLTLFIKRLRRNIIFLFILSLLVNVGMWLERFVIIVSSLARDYTPYAWGTYHPSLVEVGITLGGFGLFFSAYLIFLKTLPVLSITEIKERSDGTKNHSE
- a CDS encoding 4Fe-4S dicluster domain-containing protein; the encoded protein is MMKRRDFLKAAGALSSASMLSACGKKGEPEKLISYLVPPEEGVIPGEAVFTPSTCTECPAHCGLRVKTIDGFPRKLEGNPGHPVNHGALCMRGQAALFRLYHPDRIRTPLIRDAGGDFQPIPWEKALEQITTALRGPGKKKHLYLSGRTTGTLVTMIDKFCKTAGIERAPEFEPYSHGALRTAYGRLFGTSDLPGYRIKKADFLLTLGADILETFITPVSFAGQVADRKEDASFTWTHIEPHVSLTGMNATNRLTLHPGSEPVLLRFLLRSILGKKINPSPDTERILSFLPALTLRETTRRTGLAREQILRIVNHFAEAKQPLLITGGVSTGHGDGLQTALLTVLIQWSLSMNEEGTIDFSRTENYGSLGTFSDLMVLMDELEQNRIGVLFLSRANPIHAMAQEYHFPEKLAKADLVVAFTDLMDETAKEADLILPLSHPLESWGDAEPQRGIHSLIRPALRKQYDTFPEAEILLQLQDRILGRPLKTDYAEILRSAWHSLFGAEGTEAFMQQGYRKIPLPERETFLDLSTLSSSTFQKSPQSLEGQVLIVTPSIRTFDGRSRPLSLLYEVPDPLTTITYGKWASIGERTATSAGLTDKDRIVLKTPGGKMTLAAKVQPGLPEGVLVVQRDLFESAPLPGSPETGEILQVSKKMFLEKTGGPVRIPVLSGSTSQHGRGLIPMKEIHHHERISLYPPQEYAGYRWAMAVDLDRCTGCAACVAACYVENNVPIVGRAEHLKGREMSWLRIEPYYNDGRAEFLPMMCQQCDDAPCETVCPVYAAYHNPEGLNVQVYNRCVGTRYCSNNCPYKVRRFNWFEHRWEPPLDRMINPEIFVRWKGVMEKCSFCIQRIRKGHDTAKDRKRKIRDGEVIPACGESCPAGAITFGNLLDRKSRVHRLAHSGRAYRVFDELGTEPAVYYLRKV
- a CDS encoding cytochrome c3 family protein, encoding MMIRILQLLITGYFGIFLLLATGLGVGWSRMNLSPEQPIAFPHTIHAGRLGLPCNFCHLYVRRGKQATVPPISVCMSCHKNIAVDRPEIVKLTGYYERGEPIAWNRIYKVPPFVYFTHKRHIKAGIDCSACHGEVRAMKRVRRVRSLKMGFCVTCHKSKGAPRDCATCHK